Sequence from the Wielerella bovis genome:
TCTCGAGTACAAATCGTATTTGTACATAAACTAACAACACGGCATTATTTTTATTTTAAACGACTCTATTTTTCAGGCTGCCTTTTCATATTTCACAACTATGCAGCCTGAAAAACAATTTATAGTAAAATACACTACAACTTATTGAAAAGAAAAAAATAGTTATCATGACAATCTTAACATACAATGAACAACTCAAACCCCTCTTCACTTATTTCCTGTGGGATATTTTGTACACCCTAGACGGACAAAAAGACTTTGTCGGCAGCGAAGGCTTTGACAATACCCAAATCGCCAAATGTTTAAACGCTGATACTTGGTTCAGCGAAGACAATCCCTATGATTCCACCAAAGCGCGTGAATACATCAAACAGCATGCTGAAAACTGGTTTGCTCAAAACGATTTTAACAATGTATGGGAAAACAGTATCCCTGCCATTTTGCGCGACAATGTAGCAGAATGGGTTAAATTATTTCATTTCAATGAAGTAGAAAAACGCTTACTCACATTTTGCGTGTTGCTACACAGCCAAAACATCTTGGCACGGTTTACCGCGCAACTAGACGATTTGGACGACTCCGAAGCTTATCATGCCTTGTCGGTGCTGTTGAGGCTGCCTGAAAGCGAGATTATTGCCGCTTTCTACTACAAATCCAAATTGACTACGATTGGTTTATTGAAATTGGACAGTAGTAACACCTATATGCTGCGCAACAAAATTGACATTTTGTCCAACAAATTCGCCGAATTGATGATGAAAGAGCGCATGTCGCCTGTGGATATGTTGAAAGCGCACATTCAGGCTGCCCCCAGCACGCAACTGACACCGCAAAACTTCGCGCATTTGGGCGTGTTGAACGAAGCGGCTTTGCAGCATGTGAAACACGCTTTCGCCACGCAACAAAAGGGCTGCAACATTTTGCTGCACGGCGCGGCAGGTGTGGGCAAAACTGAATTCACGCGCGTATTGAGCCAAGCGGCTGGCGTGGAATTGTTTGAAATTTCATGGGAAGACGAAGACGGCGAACCCGCAGACCGCGATGACCGCCTGAACGCGCTGCGCATGGCGCAAAGCATTTTGGCTGGACAAAATGTCATGCTGATGTTTGATGAAGTGGAAGACGTGTTTGACCGCTCGCAACGCAATTATACGCTCAACAAAGCGTGGCTCAACCGCCATTTGGAAAACAACCCTGTGCCAACCGTGTGGATTTGCAACCATGTTCACATGATAGACCCATCTGTGATTCGCCGTTTTGATATGGTCATTGAAATGAAAGCGCCGCCCACCAGCGTCCGCGCCGAAATGATACGTGGCTACACGCATACGTTTTACAATGAATCGCAAATTCAAG
This genomic interval carries:
- a CDS encoding AAA family ATPase, producing MTILTYNEQLKPLFTYFLWDILYTLDGQKDFVGSEGFDNTQIAKCLNADTWFSEDNPYDSTKAREYIKQHAENWFAQNDFNNVWENSIPAILRDNVAEWVKLFHFNEVEKRLLTFCVLLHSQNILARFTAQLDDLDDSEAYHALSVLLRLPESEIIAAFYYKSKLTTIGLLKLDSSNTYMLRNKIDILSNKFAELMMKERMSPVDMLKAHIQAAPSTQLTPQNFAHLGVLNEAALQHVKHAFATQQKGCNILLHGAAGVGKTEFTRVLSQAAGVELFEISWEDEDGEPADRDDRLNALRMAQSILAGQNVMLMFDEVEDVFDRSQRNYTLNKAWLNRHLENNPVPTVWICNHVHMIDPSVIRRFDMVIEMKAPPTSVRAEMIRGYTHTFYNESQIQGLAEHDTLVPAILKQAHKVTQNMPNWQPEQQGELFRTLLKNTLHAQGNFQPLQSQSKLPEIYNIEWVNSKQDLNAIAQGVAKAGRGTICLYGAAGTGKSAYAAWLAKQADKRLIYKRSSDLLDKYVGETEQRIAAAFEEAQAEDAVLVFDEVDSFLQDRRGARQSWEVSHVNEMLTQMESYTGIFIASTNLMHNLDQAALRRFDFKIEFGYLRGEQAWALFCAYAEKMNLSVSGSLKSEIVRLKNVTAGDFAVLIKQARIMHFANSEAMLKALQAECAMKEGAKGTMGFF